From a single Streptomyces sp. NBC_00377 genomic region:
- a CDS encoding helix-turn-helix transcriptional regulator — MLATVETRSVSPVFVGRAEESDTLNDALTRASAGEPQALLIGGEAGVGKTRLVEEFAAASRRRGAVVALGGCVEIGADGLPFAPFSTALRALRRALPDEVAAAAAGQEEELARLLPELRETSPGRRHDEEGMARLFELTARLLECVAAERTVVVALEDLHWADASTRHLLSYLLRTLRSGRLVVLATYRADDIHRRHPLRPLLAELDRLRTVRRLDLARFTRDEVCRQIAGILAAEPDPAQVDDIFERSDGNAFFVEELAVAAHEGCCAGLTDTLRDLLLVRVEALPESAQYVARIVAEGGSAVEYRLLDAVARLAEDELLEALRAAVGAKILLTTPDGDGYRFRHSLVREAVSDDLLPGERARLNRRYAEALQDDPGLVPAGERVMRLASYWYHAHDPAKALPAVLDASVEARSRRAYSEQLRLLERAMELWETVPEDIRNALRRVDHIQAYAPAPPERRGGTPTGCDPAATPLRYLDLMAEAAVAGRHCGERERALKITKRALRLLKDEDDPLRAAWFRVQRSRLVQSLGRGGGREELATAQDLLRGLPPNEVHAEVLTDIACWSLVHAPGPDAYRAAERAVEYARLVGAREIELDARQVLGVLMVDAGHIEAGLAELHEVREQALGEGTPSVALNAYVNLPSELEAVGRSREAVPLLEEGLAFARRHGPPDSEAWVRGNLAESLISLGRWTEADRACAAVGAPAPYRRWGRVGQGVAVQGFHATLRAELALVRGDLAEAERQLGSAEGFFARQEPAPQNCLPLTRLAVGLAAARGRPLDARARFALALDRDLQPGTQRYAWPLLLAAACAEGDARALPAADQGRAEVLDRIRAAARRLPTIAPVWQAHERWVRAELRRAEGRTDPDDWSEAVAAFERLERPYDLARTRHRLAEALLSFGGDDERERAGELLRLVHAVAAHLGARPLTEAVTLLGRRARLPLTPAADPPDAPGDPLAALGLTGRERDVLRLVSAGRTNRQIAEVLFISPKTASVHVSNILSKLDVSGRGEAAAVAHRLGLFPPGAEERLIARQ; from the coding sequence ATGCTCGCCACCGTGGAGACCAGGTCCGTCAGCCCCGTGTTCGTCGGCCGCGCCGAGGAGTCGGACACCCTGAACGACGCGCTCACCCGTGCCTCCGCGGGAGAGCCGCAGGCCCTGCTCATCGGCGGGGAGGCCGGGGTCGGCAAGACCAGACTCGTCGAGGAGTTCGCCGCGGCGTCCCGTCGCCGGGGCGCCGTCGTCGCACTCGGCGGCTGTGTAGAGATCGGCGCGGACGGGCTGCCCTTCGCCCCGTTCTCCACCGCCCTGCGCGCCCTGCGCCGAGCCCTGCCGGACGAAGTGGCCGCCGCCGCGGCCGGCCAGGAGGAGGAACTCGCCCGGCTGCTGCCCGAACTGCGGGAGACCTCCCCCGGCCGGCGCCACGACGAGGAGGGCATGGCCCGCCTCTTCGAACTCACCGCCCGGCTCCTCGAGTGCGTCGCCGCCGAGCGCACGGTCGTGGTCGCCCTGGAGGACCTGCACTGGGCCGACGCCTCCACCCGCCACCTCCTGTCCTACCTGCTGCGCACCCTGCGCTCCGGCCGTCTGGTCGTCCTCGCCACCTACCGCGCCGACGACATCCACCGCCGTCACCCGCTGCGCCCCCTGCTCGCCGAACTCGACCGGCTGCGTACCGTCCGGCGCCTCGATCTCGCCCGCTTCACCCGTGACGAGGTCTGCCGCCAGATCGCCGGCATCCTGGCCGCCGAGCCCGACCCCGCCCAGGTCGACGACATCTTCGAACGCTCCGACGGCAACGCCTTCTTCGTTGAGGAACTCGCCGTGGCGGCGCACGAGGGCTGCTGCGCCGGCCTCACCGACACCCTGCGCGACCTGCTGCTCGTCCGGGTCGAGGCGCTGCCCGAGAGCGCCCAGTACGTCGCCCGGATCGTCGCCGAGGGCGGCTCCGCCGTCGAGTACCGGCTGCTCGACGCCGTCGCACGGCTCGCCGAGGACGAGCTTCTCGAGGCACTGCGCGCCGCCGTGGGCGCCAAGATCCTGCTCACCACCCCGGACGGCGACGGCTACCGTTTCCGCCACTCCCTGGTCCGCGAGGCGGTGAGCGACGACCTGCTGCCCGGCGAGCGCGCCCGCCTCAACCGCCGCTACGCCGAGGCCCTTCAGGACGATCCGGGCCTCGTCCCCGCCGGTGAACGCGTCATGCGGCTGGCCAGCTACTGGTACCACGCCCATGACCCGGCCAAAGCCCTCCCCGCCGTCCTGGACGCCTCCGTGGAGGCCCGTTCCCGGCGCGCCTACAGCGAGCAACTACGGCTCCTGGAACGGGCGATGGAGCTGTGGGAGACCGTTCCCGAGGACATCAGGAACGCACTGCGCCGCGTCGACCACATACAGGCGTACGCTCCTGCACCGCCCGAACGGCGTGGGGGGACCCCGACCGGCTGCGATCCTGCCGCCACTCCGCTGCGCTACCTCGACCTGATGGCCGAAGCCGCCGTCGCCGGCCGCCACTGCGGGGAACGCGAACGCGCCCTGAAGATCACCAAGCGGGCGCTGCGCCTGCTGAAGGACGAGGACGACCCGCTGCGCGCCGCCTGGTTCCGGGTCCAGCGCAGCAGGCTCGTGCAGTCGCTCGGCAGGGGCGGCGGCCGCGAGGAACTGGCCACCGCACAGGACCTGTTGCGCGGTCTGCCACCCAACGAGGTGCACGCCGAGGTGCTCACCGACATCGCCTGCTGGTCCTTGGTCCACGCCCCGGGCCCCGACGCCTACCGGGCTGCCGAGCGGGCCGTGGAGTACGCCCGTCTGGTGGGCGCCCGCGAGATCGAGCTCGACGCCCGCCAGGTCCTCGGCGTCCTCATGGTCGACGCCGGGCATATCGAGGCGGGACTCGCGGAACTGCACGAGGTCAGGGAACAGGCCCTCGGCGAAGGCACGCCCTCCGTCGCGCTGAACGCCTACGTCAACCTCCCCTCCGAACTGGAGGCCGTCGGCCGCTCCCGGGAGGCCGTCCCCCTCCTGGAGGAGGGCCTCGCCTTCGCCAGGAGGCACGGCCCGCCCGACTCCGAGGCCTGGGTGCGGGGCAACCTGGCCGAGTCCCTCATCTCCCTCGGCCGATGGACGGAGGCCGACCGGGCCTGCGCCGCCGTGGGTGCCCCCGCGCCGTACAGGCGCTGGGGGAGGGTGGGGCAGGGCGTGGCGGTCCAGGGCTTCCACGCCACTCTCCGCGCCGAACTCGCCCTCGTCCGCGGCGATCTCGCCGAGGCCGAACGTCAACTGGGCTCAGCGGAGGGCTTTTTCGCCCGCCAGGAACCCGCCCCGCAGAACTGCCTCCCCCTCACCCGCCTGGCCGTCGGACTCGCCGCTGCCCGGGGCCGCCCCCTGGACGCGCGCGCCCGCTTCGCCCTAGCACTCGACCGTGACCTCCAGCCCGGCACCCAGCGCTACGCCTGGCCGCTGCTGCTCGCCGCGGCCTGCGCCGAGGGCGACGCCCGCGCGCTGCCCGCCGCCGACCAGGGCCGTGCCGAGGTCCTCGACCGCATCCGGGCGGCCGCCAGGAGACTCCCCACGATCGCCCCCGTCTGGCAGGCCCACGAGCGCTGGGTGCGGGCCGAACTGAGGCGCGCCGAGGGCCGGACGGACCCGGACGACTGGTCCGAGGCGGTCGCCGCCTTCGAGCGCCTGGAACGTCCCTACGACCTCGCCCGCACCCGCCACCGCCTCGCCGAGGCCCTCCTCTCCTTCGGCGGCGACGACGAGCGCGAGCGGGCGGGCGAGCTCCTCCGCCTCGTCCACGCGGTCGCCGCCCACCTGGGCGCCCGTCCCCTCACCGAAGCCGTCACCCTCCTCGGCCGGCGCGCCCGGCTGCCGCTGACCCCGGCCGCGGATCCGCCGGACGCACCGGGCGACCCCCTGGCGGCGCTGGGCCTGACCGGCCGGGAACGCGATGTCCTGCGGCTAGTCTCCGCCGGCCGCACCAACCGGCAGATCGCCGAGGTGCTCTTCATCTCTCCGAAGACGGCGAGCGTCCACGTCTCGAACATCCTGTCCAAGCTGGACGTCTCGGGCCGCGGTGAGGCGGCGGCGGTGGCCCACCGGCTGGGACTGTTCCCGCCGGGCGCCGAAGAACGGCTGATCGCGCGACAGTGA
- a CDS encoding GNAT family N-acetyltransferase: MYAISLGDDGAELRPLEPWHAEEFLAHLERGREFINQYVPFGSKATDVATARAALQRYADMRAADTGSLHGLWLDGRLVGGVLFLNFDAADANCEVGCWLEPAGTGRGLVTRAMRVLIDFAVEQRGIQRVEWIASAGNTPSLDVARRLGMTRDGVRRQSYPYRGVRHDLEVWSVLAQEWRDARARGAHNDH, translated from the coding sequence ATGTACGCGATATCGCTGGGTGACGACGGAGCCGAGCTGCGCCCGCTGGAGCCCTGGCACGCCGAGGAGTTCCTGGCCCATCTCGAGCGGGGCAGGGAGTTCATCAACCAGTACGTCCCCTTCGGCTCCAAGGCCACCGACGTGGCCACCGCGCGGGCGGCGCTCCAGAGGTACGCCGACATGCGCGCCGCCGACACCGGTTCGCTGCACGGCCTGTGGCTGGACGGCAGGCTCGTGGGCGGTGTGCTCTTCCTGAACTTCGACGCCGCGGACGCCAACTGCGAGGTCGGCTGCTGGCTGGAACCCGCCGGCACCGGACGCGGGCTGGTCACCCGGGCCATGCGGGTGCTGATCGACTTCGCGGTGGAGCAGCGCGGCATCCAGCGGGTCGAGTGGATCGCCTCCGCGGGGAACACGCCCAGCCTGGACGTGGCCCGGCGGCTGGGAATGACCCGCGACGGCGTCCGCCGGCAGTCGTACCCCTATCGTGGGGTGCGGCACGACCTCGAGGTGTGGTCCGTGCTCGCCCAGGAGTGGCGCGACGCACGCGCGCGCGGCGCTCACAACGATCATTAA
- a CDS encoding 2-hydroxyacid dehydrogenase — translation MSADVWLPIPPEQIKGLPQGPNYRFWNGEEDFPADPADCAFYVVPYMKPAALGQRPLPAMSSLEVVQTLSAGIDHVQPALASLRPGVRLCNARGVHEASTAELTLTLTLASLRGIPDFVRAQERGEWLGGFRPALADKNVLIVGYGSIGSAIEDRLVPFEVARVARVARSWRTTARGPVHPIAELPALLPEADVVILCTPLSESTTGLVDAGFLARMKDGALLVNVARGPVVDTEALLNEVRGGRLLAALDVTDPEPLPPGHPLWSAPGVLISPHVGGPTSAFLPRAERLLVDQLGRFVNREPLRNVILTTGTANGS, via the coding sequence ATGAGTGCTGACGTCTGGCTTCCCATCCCGCCGGAACAGATCAAGGGCCTCCCCCAGGGGCCGAACTACCGCTTCTGGAACGGTGAGGAGGACTTTCCGGCGGACCCGGCCGACTGCGCCTTCTACGTCGTCCCCTACATGAAGCCCGCCGCCCTCGGGCAGCGGCCGTTGCCCGCCATGAGCTCACTGGAAGTCGTGCAGACCTTGTCCGCCGGCATCGACCACGTGCAGCCGGCCCTCGCGTCCCTGCGTCCCGGAGTGCGGCTCTGCAACGCGCGCGGGGTGCACGAGGCGAGCACGGCCGAGCTCACGCTCACCCTGACCCTCGCGTCGCTGCGCGGGATCCCCGACTTCGTACGGGCCCAGGAACGCGGGGAGTGGCTCGGCGGGTTCCGGCCGGCGCTCGCCGACAAGAACGTGCTCATCGTCGGCTACGGCTCCATCGGTTCGGCCATCGAGGACCGGCTCGTCCCCTTCGAGGTGGCGCGGGTGGCGCGCGTCGCGCGCTCCTGGCGCACGACGGCGCGCGGTCCCGTGCACCCGATCGCCGAACTTCCGGCCCTGCTCCCCGAGGCGGACGTCGTGATCCTCTGCACGCCCCTGAGCGAGAGCACGACCGGCCTGGTCGACGCCGGGTTCCTGGCGCGGATGAAGGACGGCGCGCTGCTCGTGAACGTGGCGCGCGGCCCGGTCGTCGACACCGAGGCGCTGCTCAACGAGGTGCGCGGCGGCCGTCTTCTCGCCGCCTTGGACGTCACCGACCCCGAACCCCTGCCCCCCGGCCACCCGTTGTGGAGCGCGCCGGGCGTGCTGATCAGTCCGCACGTGGGCGGACCCACCTCCGCCTTCCTGCCGCGGGCCGAGCGCCTGCTGGTGGACCAGTTGGGGCGCTTCGTGAACCGGGAGCCGCTGCGCAACGTGATCCTGACGACGGGCACGGCGAACGGTTCGTGA
- a CDS encoding DUF6191 domain-containing protein, whose amino-acid sequence MFNAFEDLFAPGRKHTRDEQNRLELTREDVGDGDPGRGPIDLASGKVVVRRDEPTAPDRPVAEDG is encoded by the coding sequence ATGTTCAACGCCTTCGAGGACCTCTTCGCGCCGGGCCGCAAGCACACCCGGGACGAGCAGAACCGACTGGAACTGACCCGTGAGGACGTCGGCGACGGTGATCCCGGGCGCGGGCCGATAGACCTCGCGTCCGGGAAGGTCGTGGTGCGGCGCGACGAGCCGACCGCACCGGACAGGCCGGTGGCGGAGGACGGGTGA
- a CDS encoding putative bifunctional diguanylate cyclase/phosphodiesterase, which produces MSSPPTSTTLLDGALRTQPSTGTPRTAPSSTGGPGSNLIHQLLLSFLCAGYAVGSALGWGSDQLALIMGDFGLTAAAGTAAVSCFLYARTRRVRFRPAWLLFSLSSAMAALGNLVWGWYEVVLGRPVPSPSFADLFFLCFAPPAIVGLLVLAARPMTKAGWVCLALDAWLIAGSLLTLSWSLALAQAAKFDGPSVAHAALSLAYPLLDIALVSMVLVLHFRRTPVNRTAVNTAVGALALTVMCDALFTSPLLHNNYRSGQLLDAGWFAGSLLLAYAPWAASRRQGSAADEGHTRVVHEHVPGQRPARRPRGPAQPASATAAQAPGQRPDRPAGRTSDPAAPQGGDQGRYPVTRPITGSLAALTPYLAAAVCTLGILYNVLNGRSVDRVVLLTGGTVVLALVVRQGIMLLDNITLTQELAQKENHFRSLVQGSSDVIMIAAPSGVLRYVSPAAAGVYGRSAEDLVGSELADLIHPEDLGCVVHEVRRFLAADPQEEPTTRIECRFRSGDGGASRSGGAAGGGGWLNVESTVNRHHGGLIFNSRDVTERVRLQAQLQHNAEHDPLTDLPNRALFTRRVQQALSGRRSSDRGPALRNTAVLFIDLDGFKAVNDTIGHAAGDELLVQAARRLQDAVRKGDTASRLGGDEFAALIVGDGTRDRAARERHIAELADRLRLTLSQPYLIDGNEVRVAASIGVAFAEPGLGAGELLRNADLAMYRAKAGGKGRVELYKPQMQQDVVRKAELATRLRAALHDGEFALLHQPVVRLEDGRISSVAAQARWRSSQGVLFTPAEFLRVAEDSDRTAELGRWMLAEAVEQAADRAVSGLTLPVVVRVGARRLLDRSMPLGSVEALLTRHGLPSGSLVVELSDTDPRVPLDELERRLGALRRLGVRIALDGFGSGYGALTALRRLPIDVLRLDRSLVEGVVESARLHKITSGLLRIATDLGLPSVAEGVDLPEQVVALRAMGCTHGQGMAFSAPLDEYRLRRALATGRYPVPHGPAEPVFAGGGSGVYTSGVHAGGVAGGVTAVLGSGSALRSHNETPVPPT; this is translated from the coding sequence GTGAGTTCGCCGCCGACCTCCACGACCCTCCTCGACGGAGCGCTGCGGACACAGCCTTCGACGGGGACGCCGCGCACCGCGCCGTCGTCCACCGGCGGCCCCGGATCGAACCTGATCCACCAACTGCTTCTCTCCTTCCTGTGCGCGGGATACGCCGTCGGTTCCGCGCTCGGCTGGGGATCGGACCAACTCGCACTGATCATGGGCGACTTCGGGCTGACCGCGGCGGCGGGGACCGCCGCCGTCTCGTGCTTCCTCTACGCGCGCACCCGCCGCGTCCGCTTTCGACCCGCCTGGCTGTTGTTCTCGCTCTCCTCGGCGATGGCGGCCCTCGGCAACCTGGTCTGGGGGTGGTACGAAGTGGTCCTCGGCCGGCCCGTGCCCAGCCCCAGCTTCGCCGACCTGTTCTTCCTCTGCTTCGCACCCCCCGCCATCGTGGGGCTGCTCGTGCTCGCCGCCCGCCCGATGACGAAGGCGGGCTGGGTCTGCCTGGCCCTGGACGCCTGGCTGATCGCCGGCTCGCTGCTCACCCTCTCCTGGAGCCTCGCGCTCGCCCAGGCGGCGAAGTTCGACGGGCCGAGCGTGGCCCACGCCGCGTTGTCGCTGGCGTACCCGCTGCTCGACATCGCCCTGGTGAGCATGGTGTTGGTGCTGCACTTCCGGCGCACGCCGGTGAACCGCACGGCGGTCAACACGGCCGTCGGTGCGCTCGCCCTGACCGTGATGTGCGACGCCCTGTTCACCTCGCCGCTGCTGCACAACAACTACCGCTCGGGCCAGCTCCTCGACGCGGGGTGGTTCGCGGGCTCGCTGCTCCTGGCGTACGCGCCCTGGGCCGCCTCCCGCCGGCAGGGGTCCGCCGCGGATGAGGGGCACACGCGTGTGGTGCACGAACACGTACCCGGCCAGCGCCCCGCAAGGCGCCCGCGCGGGCCGGCGCAACCGGCGTCCGCCACCGCGGCGCAGGCCCCGGGGCAGCGGCCCGACCGGCCGGCCGGACGGACGTCCGACCCGGCGGCCCCCCAGGGAGGCGACCAGGGCCGGTATCCCGTCACGCGGCCCATCACCGGGTCCCTGGCCGCCCTCACGCCCTATCTCGCCGCGGCCGTCTGCACCCTGGGGATCCTCTACAACGTCCTCAACGGCCGCAGCGTCGACCGTGTGGTGCTGCTGACCGGAGGCACGGTCGTGCTCGCCCTCGTGGTGCGACAGGGGATCATGCTGCTCGACAACATCACCCTCACCCAGGAACTGGCCCAGAAGGAGAACCACTTCCGCTCCCTGGTGCAGGGCTCGAGCGACGTCATCATGATCGCCGCGCCCAGCGGCGTCCTGCGCTACGTCTCCCCGGCCGCCGCCGGGGTCTACGGACGGTCCGCCGAGGACCTGGTGGGTTCGGAACTGGCCGACCTGATCCACCCCGAGGACCTGGGCTGTGTGGTGCACGAGGTGCGCCGGTTCCTCGCCGCCGATCCCCAGGAGGAACCCACCACCCGCATCGAGTGCCGCTTCCGCTCCGGTGACGGGGGCGCCTCCCGCTCGGGCGGAGCCGCGGGCGGGGGAGGCTGGCTCAACGTCGAGTCGACCGTCAACCGCCATCACGGCGGCCTGATCTTCAACAGCCGGGACGTGACCGAGCGGGTGCGGCTCCAGGCACAACTCCAGCACAACGCCGAGCACGACCCGCTCACCGACCTGCCCAACCGCGCGCTGTTCACCCGCCGCGTGCAGCAGGCCCTGTCCGGCCGCCGCAGCTCGGACCGCGGCCCCGCCCTGCGCAACACCGCCGTCCTCTTCATCGACCTCGACGGCTTCAAGGCGGTCAACGACACGATCGGCCACGCGGCCGGGGACGAACTGCTGGTGCAGGCCGCCCGCAGGCTCCAGGACGCGGTCCGCAAGGGGGACACCGCCTCCCGGCTGGGCGGCGACGAGTTCGCGGCCCTGATCGTCGGCGACGGCACCCGCGACCGCGCCGCCCGGGAACGCCACATAGCGGAACTCGCCGACCGCCTCAGGCTCACGCTGTCGCAGCCCTATCTCATCGACGGCAACGAGGTCCGCGTCGCCGCGTCCATCGGCGTCGCCTTCGCGGAACCCGGTCTGGGCGCCGGCGAGCTGCTGCGCAACGCCGACCTCGCCATGTACCGCGCCAAGGCGGGCGGCAAGGGCCGGGTCGAGCTGTACAAGCCCCAGATGCAGCAGGACGTCGTCCGCAAGGCGGAGCTGGCCACGCGGCTGCGCGCCGCGCTGCACGACGGCGAGTTCGCGCTGCTGCACCAGCCGGTGGTGCGCCTGGAGGACGGCCGGATCTCGTCTGTCGCCGCGCAGGCGCGCTGGCGCTCCTCCCAAGGAGTGCTCTTCACGCCCGCCGAGTTCCTGCGGGTCGCGGAGGACAGCGACAGGACGGCCGAGCTGGGGCGCTGGATGCTGGCGGAAGCAGTCGAGCAGGCCGCCGACCGGGCCGTGAGCGGACTCACCCTGCCGGTGGTCGTGCGGGTGGGCGCCAGGCGGCTGCTGGACCGGTCGATGCCGCTGGGCTCCGTGGAGGCGCTGCTGACGCGGCACGGGCTGCCGTCGGGCTCCCTGGTGGTCGAGCTGTCCGACACCGACCCGAGGGTCCCGCTGGACGAGCTGGAGCGCCGCCTGGGGGCGCTGCGCCGGCTCGGGGTACGGATCGCCCTCGACGGCTTCGGCAGCGGCTACGGGGCCCTCACGGCGCTGCGCCGGCTCCCGATCGACGTGCTCAGGCTCGACCGTTCGCTGGTCGAGGGGGTCGTCGAGTCGGCGCGGCTGCACAAGATCACCAGTGGCCTGCTGCGGATCGCCACCGATCTCGGGCTCCCGTCGGTCGCCGAGGGCGTGGACCTGCCCGAGCAGGTGGTCGCCCTGCGGGCGATGGGCTGCACCCACGGCCAGGGCATGGCGTTCTCCGCGCCGCTCGACGAGTACCGGCTGCGCAGGGCCCTCGCCACGGGCCGGTATCCGGTGCCGCACGGCCCGGCCGAGCCGGTGTTCGCGGGCGGAGGCTCAGGGGTGTACACCAGTGGTGTACACGCCGGTGGCGTCGCCGGCGGTGTCACAGCCGTCCTGGGGAGCGGAAGTGCCCTTCGCTCACATAATGAGACGCCCGTCCCACCCACTTGA
- a CDS encoding PQQ-dependent sugar dehydrogenase yields MIVRRRAVSAVLAASALLGTAGCSSGGGGGPSGASVSASPSRSAAQSSPAAEETPPAKGTVEVVRTVAEGLNTPWGLVPLAEGGLLVASRDKGTITRVDTRTGKKTELGEVPGVSAAGEGGLLGLALSPDYASDRMVYAYFTSASDNRIVRMIYDPARPAGDQLGAPDTVFKGIPKGMIHNGGRIAFGPDRMLYVGTGESGDRGLAQDTKSLGGKILRLTPEGEPAPGNPFPDSAVYSYGHRNVQGLAWDAKQRLFAAEFGQNTWDELNAIEPGADYGWPAAEGRTQDAKFRNPVAQWHTADASPSGIAYAEGSVWMAGLRGQRLWRVPLKGTAASADPQAFLEGDYGRLRTVVSAGGGTLWVTTSNTDGRGDPKTGDDRILELRVS; encoded by the coding sequence GTGATCGTGCGACGTCGAGCTGTGTCAGCCGTGTTGGCCGCGAGTGCTCTGCTGGGGACGGCCGGCTGCTCCTCCGGCGGCGGCGGGGGGCCGTCGGGCGCCTCCGTCAGCGCGTCCCCGAGCCGCTCGGCGGCGCAGAGCTCCCCGGCAGCCGAGGAGACGCCGCCCGCGAAGGGCACGGTCGAGGTGGTGCGCACGGTCGCCGAGGGCCTGAACACCCCCTGGGGCCTGGTCCCGCTCGCCGAGGGCGGCCTGCTGGTCGCCTCCCGCGACAAGGGGACGATCACCCGGGTGGACACCAGGACGGGGAAGAAGACGGAGCTGGGCGAGGTGCCGGGGGTCTCGGCGGCCGGCGAGGGCGGCCTGCTGGGGCTGGCCCTCTCCCCGGACTACGCCTCGGACCGCATGGTCTACGCGTACTTCACCTCGGCCTCGGACAACCGCATCGTCAGGATGATCTACGATCCCGCGCGGCCCGCCGGCGACCAGCTGGGGGCGCCGGACACGGTCTTCAAGGGCATCCCGAAGGGCATGATCCACAACGGTGGCCGGATCGCCTTCGGCCCCGACAGGATGCTCTACGTCGGCACGGGCGAGAGCGGCGACCGGGGTCTGGCCCAGGACACGAAGTCCCTGGGCGGCAAGATCCTGCGGCTGACCCCGGAGGGCGAACCGGCCCCCGGCAACCCGTTCCCGGACTCCGCGGTGTACTCCTACGGCCACCGCAATGTGCAGGGGCTCGCCTGGGATGCCAAGCAGCGTCTGTTCGCGGCGGAGTTCGGCCAGAACACCTGGGACGAACTGAACGCGATCGAGCCGGGCGCCGACTACGGCTGGCCGGCGGCCGAGGGCAGGACGCAGGACGCGAAGTTCCGCAACCCGGTGGCCCAGTGGCATACCGCCGACGCCTCCCCCAGCGGCATCGCCTACGCCGAGGGCTCTGTCTGGATGGCGGGGCTCAGGGGGCAGCGCCTGTGGCGCGTCCCGCTGAAGGGCACGGCGGCCTCCGCGGATCCGCAGGCCTTCCTCGAGGGCGACTACGGCCGGCTGCGCACGGTGGTGTCCGCGGGCGGCGGCACCCTGTGGGTCACCACCAGCAACACGGACGGCCGGGGCGACCCGAAGACGGGGGACGACCGGATCCTGGAGCTACGCGTCAGCTGA
- a CDS encoding aldo/keto reductase, producing the protein MERRTIGAGALEVGAVGLGCMPMSWAYSGSRQRGDESLRAVHRALDAGSSLLDTADMYGPFTNELLVGRALKERREDAFVSTKVGLLVGEQHIVANGRPGYVKRACDASLRRLQTDVIDLYQLHRADPEVPVEETWGAMAELVRAGKVRALGLCAVGARGGRRSGGLYDGTIRQLRRVQQVFPVSAVEAELSVWSPEALDTLLPWCEARGVGFLAAMPLGNGFLTGTLTPGQGFEPDDMRARHPRFTAEMMAANQPIVVGLRRIAARHGGSVTAAQVALAWVLAQGGRVIPVPGAKRERWVAENAAASGLRLTPRDLTEVAALPGARGSWE; encoded by the coding sequence GTGGAGCGCAGGACGATCGGCGCGGGGGCGCTCGAGGTGGGGGCCGTCGGTCTCGGGTGCATGCCGATGAGCTGGGCGTACAGCGGGTCGCGGCAGCGGGGCGACGAGTCGCTGAGGGCGGTGCACCGGGCGCTGGACGCGGGTTCGTCCCTGCTGGACACCGCCGACATGTACGGCCCGTTCACCAACGAGCTGTTGGTGGGGCGGGCGTTGAAGGAACGGCGCGAGGACGCGTTCGTGTCGACGAAGGTCGGTCTGCTCGTCGGTGAGCAGCACATCGTGGCCAACGGCCGGCCCGGCTATGTGAAGCGTGCCTGCGACGCTTCCCTGCGGCGTCTACAGACGGACGTCATCGACCTCTACCAGCTGCACCGGGCCGATCCCGAGGTCCCGGTCGAGGAGACCTGGGGCGCGATGGCCGAGCTGGTGCGGGCGGGCAAGGTGCGGGCGCTGGGGCTGTGCGCGGTGGGGGCCCGGGGTGGTCGCCGGTCGGGCGGGCTGTACGACGGAACGATTCGGCAGCTGCGGCGGGTCCAGCAGGTCTTCCCGGTGAGCGCGGTGGAGGCCGAGCTGTCGGTGTGGTCGCCCGAGGCGCTGGACACCCTGCTGCCATGGTGCGAGGCGCGCGGCGTCGGCTTCCTGGCGGCGATGCCGCTCGGCAACGGTTTCCTCACCGGGACGCTGACCCCGGGCCAGGGGTTCGAGCCGGACGACATGCGTGCCCGGCATCCCCGTTTCACCGCCGAGATGATGGCCGCGAACCAGCCGATCGTCGTCGGTCTGCGCCGGATCGCCGCGCGGCACGGCGGAAGCGTGACGGCCGCGCAGGTGGCCCTCGCCTGGGTGCTGGCACAGGGCGGGCGCGTGATCCCGGTCCCGGGCGCCAAGCGGGAACGCTGGGTGGCGGAGAACGCGGCGGCGTCCGGGCTGCGTCTGACACCGCGGGACCTGACAGAGGTGGCGGCGCTGCCGGGGGCCCGCGGCTCGTGGGAATAG